In Streptomyces dangxiongensis, one DNA window encodes the following:
- the fahA gene encoding fumarylacetoacetase yields MPPFDVPEGDPFGPHNLPYGVFSPSGSTERTVGVRLGDHVLDAGAAAAALGSPHRSLLDRPTLNPLLAAGPGTWSDVRRDLVSWVTDPAHRATVEPLFRPLSEVILHLPFEVADYVDFYASEHHARNAGRIFRPDAADSLMPNWKHLPVGYHGRAGTVVVSGTDVVRPSGQRKGPGDPAPVFGPSVRLDIEAEVGFVVGAPSQPGRPVGLGDFRSHVFGLCLLNDWSARDIQAWEYVPLGPFLAKSFATSVSAWITPLEALEHARVAPPERTHPLLPYLDDTAPGVEPGGYDLRISVAINGHVVSEPPYSTMYWTAAQQLAHMTVNGASLRTGDLYGSGTVSGPAEHQRGSLLELTWNGRDPLELPDGKRTFLEDGDVVTLTAWAPGADGGRVGLGEVTGRVVTA; encoded by the coding sequence ATGCCCCCCTTCGACGTCCCCGAGGGCGACCCGTTCGGCCCGCACAACCTTCCCTACGGCGTGTTCTCGCCCTCCGGCAGCACCGAGCGGACGGTCGGAGTCCGGCTCGGGGACCACGTCCTCGACGCGGGCGCCGCCGCCGCGGCACTCGGCTCGCCCCACCGCTCGCTGCTCGACCGGCCCACTCTCAACCCGCTGCTGGCCGCCGGCCCCGGCACCTGGTCGGACGTGCGGCGCGACCTCGTCTCCTGGGTCACGGACCCCGCGCACCGCGCGACGGTCGAGCCGCTGTTCCGCCCCTTGTCCGAGGTGATTCTGCACCTGCCCTTCGAGGTGGCCGACTACGTCGACTTCTACGCCTCGGAGCACCACGCCCGCAACGCCGGCCGGATCTTCCGCCCGGACGCCGCGGACTCCCTCATGCCGAACTGGAAGCACCTCCCGGTCGGTTACCACGGCCGCGCCGGCACGGTGGTGGTCTCGGGCACGGACGTCGTACGGCCGTCGGGGCAGCGCAAGGGCCCGGGCGACCCGGCGCCCGTCTTCGGCCCGTCGGTCCGGCTGGACATCGAGGCCGAGGTCGGCTTCGTCGTGGGCGCTCCCTCCCAGCCGGGCCGTCCGGTCGGGCTCGGCGACTTCCGGAGCCACGTCTTCGGGCTGTGCCTGCTGAACGACTGGTCCGCGCGGGACATCCAGGCCTGGGAGTACGTCCCCCTCGGCCCCTTCCTCGCCAAGTCCTTCGCCACCTCGGTGTCGGCGTGGATCACCCCGCTGGAAGCGCTGGAGCACGCGCGCGTGGCACCCCCGGAACGCACCCACCCCCTGCTGCCCTACCTGGACGACACGGCGCCCGGCGTGGAACCGGGCGGGTACGACCTGCGCATCTCCGTCGCGATCAACGGCCACGTGGTCTCGGAGCCCCCGTACTCCACCATGTACTGGACCGCCGCCCAGCAGCTCGCCCACATGACGGTCAACGGCGCCTCGCTGCGCACCGGCGACCTGTACGGCTCCGGCACGGTGAGCGGTCCCGCCGAGCATCAGCGCGGCTCGCTGCTGGAGCTGACCTGGAACGGCCGCGACCCGCTGGAGCTGCCCGACGGCAAGCGGACGTTCCTGGAGGACGGGGACGTGGTGACGCTCACGGCCTGGGCTCCCGGCGCGGACGGAGGCCGGGTGGGACTGGGCGAGGTCACCGGACGTGTCGTGACGGCGTGA
- a CDS encoding M56 family metallopeptidase, with the protein MTVCLLLLSVVALTAAVPAPRALTRAAWPERDPVVALWVWQCLVATVLLCCLTALVLGTAAVFHTVRDRVFAPAPPAVTAAYDLSAAPTWAAALTVLLACGAAWTTAMLGRELFEARRSRGQARAQLRERAPDLPAGLPAARGPMLVLEDEYPDAWWLPGHPAQLVVTTGALHRLTDHQLDAVLTHERGHARAHHNWLLHLSAALATGFPRVPLFTHFCDQTHRLVELAADDTASRRCGHLTTALALIELNQHRGVLSCDSSRRLLGERVDRLLEPPPRLLRRHRALTTTVAALVPLVPLLITFAPGLTALS; encoded by the coding sequence ATGACCGTCTGCCTGCTCCTGCTGAGCGTCGTCGCCCTGACGGCCGCCGTGCCGGCACCGCGCGCGCTGACCCGCGCCGCCTGGCCCGAGCGGGACCCCGTGGTCGCGTTGTGGGTGTGGCAGTGCCTGGTCGCCACCGTCCTGCTGTGCTGCCTGACCGCGCTGGTCCTCGGCACGGCGGCCGTCTTCCACACCGTCCGCGACCGCGTGTTCGCACCCGCGCCGCCCGCCGTCACCGCCGCGTACGACCTGTCCGCCGCGCCGACCTGGGCCGCCGCACTCACCGTGCTGCTGGCCTGCGGGGCCGCCTGGACGACGGCCATGCTGGGCCGGGAACTCTTCGAGGCCCGCCGCAGCCGTGGCCAGGCCAGGGCGCAGCTTCGGGAACGCGCCCCCGACCTGCCGGCCGGCCTGCCGGCGGCGCGCGGGCCGATGCTGGTGCTGGAGGACGAGTACCCGGACGCCTGGTGGCTGCCCGGACACCCGGCGCAGCTAGTCGTCACCACGGGGGCGCTGCACCGCCTCACCGACCACCAGTTGGACGCCGTCCTCACCCACGAGCGCGGCCACGCCCGCGCCCACCACAACTGGCTGCTGCACCTGTCCGCCGCGCTGGCCACGGGCTTCCCGCGCGTGCCGCTCTTCACCCACTTCTGCGACCAGACGCACCGCCTGGTCGAGCTGGCCGCCGACGACACGGCGTCCCGGCGCTGCGGGCACCTCACCACGGCCCTCGCGCTGATCGAGCTGAACCAGCACCGGGGTGTCCTGTCCTGCGACTCCAGCCGACGTCTGCTCGGCGAACGCGTGGACCGCCTGCTGGAGCCGCCACCACGGCTGCTGCGCCGGCACCGGGCCCTGACGACGACGGTGGCCGCGCTGGTGCCGCTGGTGCCGCTGCTGATCACCTTCGCGCCGGGTCTGACGGCACTGTCCTGA
- the recQ gene encoding DNA helicase RecQ, whose translation MPQVTEGPDTADSEAPAIDSEALATLHRVFGFGAFRGEQQAVIEHVVAGGDALVLMPTGGGKSLCYQIPALVRPGTGVVVSPLIALMQDQVDALRALGVRAGFMNSTQGFDERRTVEAEFLAGELDLLYLAPERLRLDATLNLLSRGKISVFAIDEAHCVAQWGHDFRPDYLSLSLLGERWPDVPRIALTATATRATHQEITERLNLPTARHFVASFDRPNIQYRIVPKADPKKQLLAFLREEHTGDAGIVYCLSRNSVERTAEFLTANGIAAVPYHAGLDAAVRAAHQSRFLREEGLVVVATIAFGMGIDKPDVRFVAHLDLPKSIEGYYQETGRAGRDGLPSTAWMAYGLNDVIQQRKLIQSGEGDEAFRRRAAAHLDAMLALCETAQCRRGQLLAYFGQDPEPVACGNCDTCLTPPETWDGTVAAQKALSTVVRLQRERGQKFGAVQIIDILLGKRTAKVIQFDHDQLSVFGIGQDLTEGEWRGVIRQLLAQGLLAVEGEYGTLTLTEASGSVLRREREVPLRKEPKKPAAARSRSGSASGGDRRARTAGAELPGELLPAFEALRAWRAEQAREQGVPAYVIFHDATLREIVTQRPGSVRELGTVNGVGEKKLVTYGEGVLEVLASLNEPTPAATTPDATTPDATTPDAVPAPAGAASPDDHWPEPADEPEPDDWM comes from the coding sequence ATGCCACAGGTGACCGAGGGGCCGGACACGGCCGACAGCGAGGCGCCGGCCATCGACAGCGAGGCACTGGCCACGCTGCACCGGGTCTTCGGGTTCGGCGCCTTCCGGGGCGAGCAGCAGGCCGTCATCGAGCATGTGGTCGCGGGCGGCGACGCCCTGGTCCTCATGCCGACCGGCGGCGGCAAGTCGCTGTGCTACCAGATCCCGGCCCTGGTCCGGCCCGGCACCGGCGTGGTGGTCTCCCCGCTGATCGCCCTCATGCAGGACCAGGTGGACGCCCTGCGCGCCCTCGGCGTCCGCGCCGGCTTCATGAACTCCACCCAGGGCTTCGACGAGCGGCGCACGGTCGAGGCCGAGTTCCTGGCCGGCGAGCTGGACCTGCTGTACCTGGCACCGGAGCGGCTGCGCCTGGACGCCACGCTGAACCTGCTCTCCCGTGGCAAGATCTCCGTCTTCGCCATCGACGAGGCACACTGCGTGGCCCAGTGGGGCCACGACTTCCGCCCCGACTACCTCTCCCTGTCCCTGCTCGGCGAGCGCTGGCCGGACGTCCCGCGGATCGCCCTCACCGCCACGGCCACCCGCGCCACCCACCAGGAGATCACCGAGCGGCTGAACCTGCCGACGGCCCGCCACTTCGTCGCCAGCTTCGACCGGCCCAACATCCAGTACCGGATCGTGCCCAAGGCCGACCCCAAGAAGCAGCTACTGGCCTTCCTGCGGGAGGAGCACACGGGCGACGCCGGCATCGTGTACTGCCTCTCGCGCAACTCGGTCGAGCGCACGGCGGAGTTCCTGACCGCCAACGGCATCGCGGCGGTGCCGTACCACGCGGGCCTGGACGCGGCCGTCCGCGCCGCCCACCAGTCCCGGTTCCTGCGCGAGGAGGGCCTGGTCGTGGTGGCGACCATCGCCTTCGGCATGGGCATCGACAAGCCGGACGTCCGCTTCGTCGCGCACCTGGACCTGCCCAAGTCCATCGAGGGCTACTACCAGGAGACCGGCCGCGCGGGCCGCGACGGACTGCCGTCCACGGCATGGATGGCGTACGGCCTCAACGACGTCATACAGCAGCGCAAGCTCATCCAGTCCGGTGAGGGCGACGAGGCGTTCCGCCGCCGCGCCGCCGCCCACCTCGACGCCATGCTCGCCCTGTGCGAGACGGCCCAGTGTCGCCGCGGCCAACTGCTCGCCTACTTCGGCCAGGACCCCGAACCGGTGGCCTGCGGCAACTGCGACACCTGCCTGACCCCGCCGGAGACCTGGGACGGCACCGTCGCCGCGCAGAAGGCGCTGTCCACCGTGGTGCGGCTCCAGCGGGAGCGCGGACAGAAGTTCGGCGCGGTCCAGATCATCGACATCCTGCTCGGCAAGCGCACCGCCAAGGTGATCCAGTTCGACCACGACCAGCTATCCGTCTTCGGCATCGGCCAGGACCTCACCGAGGGCGAGTGGCGGGGCGTCATCCGGCAGCTACTCGCGCAAGGGCTGCTCGCGGTCGAGGGGGAGTACGGCACCCTGACGCTCACCGAGGCGAGCGGCTCGGTGCTGCGGCGGGAGCGCGAGGTGCCGCTGCGCAAGGAGCCGAAGAAGCCTGCCGCCGCCCGGTCGCGGTCGGGCAGCGCCTCCGGAGGCGACCGCAGGGCCAGGACCGCCGGGGCCGAGCTGCCCGGGGAACTGCTTCCCGCCTTCGAGGCCCTGCGGGCCTGGCGGGCCGAACAGGCCCGGGAACAGGGCGTCCCGGCGTACGTCATCTTCCACGACGCCACCCTGCGGGAGATCGTCACCCAGCGGCCCGGTTCGGTGCGCGAACTGGGCACGGTGAACGGCGTCGGCGAGAAGAAGCTGGTGACGTACGGGGAAGGCGTGCTGGAGGTCCTGGCCTCCCTGAACGAACCGACCCCGGCCGCGACCACCCCGGACGCGACCACCCCGGACGCGACCACCCCGGACGCCGTCCCCGCCCCGGCGGGCGCGGCGTCCCCGGACGACCACTGGCCCGAGCCGGCGGACGAACCGGAGCCCGACGACTGGATGTGA
- the nuoN gene encoding NADH-quinone oxidoreductase subunit NuoN: MSAAAVHSLWTTAADPISKIDAPKIEYAQLSPALIVIGAALVGVLVEAFVPRRARYHAQLILSAAALCAAFAAVVALAAGGYGTTKAHIAAMGAIAVDGPALFLQGTILLAGLVGLFTFAERRLDPAAHGNRVDSFAAQAAAVPGSDSEKAAVRAGFATTEVFPLLLFAVGGMLVFPSANDLLTLFVALEVLSLPLYLLCALARRKRLLSQEAAVKYFLLGAFASAFTLFGIALLYGYAGSVSYARIAQVVDGTATNVDPALAGTMGNDALLLIGAAMIVMGLLFKVGAVPFHMWTPDVYQGAPTPVTGFMAAATKVAAFGALLRLLYVVLPGLRWDWRPVMWAVAVITMLGGAIVAITQTDIKRLLAYSSIAHAGFILAGVIATSKEGVSSVLFYLAGYSFVTIGAFAVVTLVRDAGGEATHLSKWAGLGRRSPLVAAVFAVFLLAFAGIPLTSGFAGKFAVFKAAADGGAAPLVVVGVISSAIAAFFYIRVIVLMFFSEPRPDGPTVAVPSPLTMVAIGMGVAVTLVLGVAPQYFLDLAGQAGVFVR, from the coding sequence GTCGGGGTGCTCGTCGAGGCGTTCGTCCCGCGCAGGGCCCGCTACCACGCCCAGTTGATCCTGTCCGCCGCGGCCCTGTGCGCCGCGTTCGCCGCGGTCGTCGCGCTCGCGGCCGGCGGGTACGGCACCACGAAGGCGCACATCGCGGCCATGGGCGCGATCGCGGTCGACGGCCCGGCCCTCTTCCTCCAGGGCACGATTCTGCTGGCCGGGCTGGTCGGCCTGTTCACCTTCGCCGAGCGGCGCCTGGACCCGGCCGCACACGGCAACCGCGTCGACTCCTTCGCCGCGCAGGCCGCCGCCGTACCCGGCAGCGACAGCGAGAAGGCGGCGGTGCGGGCCGGCTTCGCCACCACGGAGGTCTTCCCGCTCCTCCTCTTCGCGGTCGGCGGCATGCTCGTCTTCCCGTCGGCCAACGACCTGCTGACCCTCTTCGTGGCCCTGGAGGTCCTCTCCCTGCCGCTGTACCTGCTGTGCGCACTGGCCCGCCGCAAGCGGCTGCTGTCACAGGAGGCCGCGGTCAAGTACTTCCTGCTCGGCGCGTTCGCCTCCGCGTTCACCCTGTTCGGCATCGCCCTGCTGTACGGCTACGCCGGCTCGGTGTCGTACGCGCGCATCGCCCAGGTCGTCGACGGCACCGCCACCAACGTCGACCCGGCACTCGCCGGCACCATGGGCAACGACGCGCTGCTGCTGATCGGTGCCGCCATGATCGTGATGGGCCTGCTGTTCAAGGTGGGCGCCGTGCCGTTCCACATGTGGACGCCCGACGTCTACCAGGGCGCGCCCACCCCCGTGACCGGCTTCATGGCGGCGGCGACGAAGGTGGCCGCGTTCGGCGCGCTCCTGCGTCTGCTGTACGTCGTCCTGCCCGGGCTGCGCTGGGACTGGCGGCCGGTCATGTGGGCCGTGGCCGTCATCACCATGCTGGGCGGCGCGATCGTCGCCATCACCCAGACCGACATCAAGCGGCTGCTGGCGTACTCGTCCATCGCGCACGCCGGCTTCATCCTCGCGGGCGTCATCGCCACGTCGAAGGAGGGGGTGTCGTCCGTCCTCTTCTACCTGGCCGGCTACTCCTTCGTGACGATCGGCGCGTTCGCCGTGGTCACGCTGGTCCGCGACGCCGGCGGCGAGGCGACCCACCTGTCCAAGTGGGCGGGGCTCGGCCGCCGCTCGCCGCTGGTGGCAGCCGTCTTCGCGGTGTTCCTGCTGGCCTTCGCCGGTATCCCGCTGACCTCGGGCTTCGCCGGAAAGTTCGCCGTGTTCAAGGCGGCGGCGGACGGCGGAGCGGCCCCGCTGGTCGTGGTCGGCGTGATCTCCTCGGCGATCGCCGCGTTCTTCTACATCCGGGTGATCGTCCTGATGTTCTTCAGCGAGCCGCGGCCCGACGGCCCGACCGTCGCCGTGCCGTCACCGCTGACCATGGTCGCGATCGGCATGGGCGTGGCGGTGACCCTGGTCCTCGGTGTGGCACCGCAGTACTTCCTGGACCTGGCCGGCCAGGCCGGAGTCTTCGTCCGCTGA